In Fluviicola taffensis DSM 16823, the following are encoded in one genomic region:
- a CDS encoding SMI1/KNR4 family protein, translating into MDWKKFKQRSEKKFRKIPLYFNCYGFQIQPGTKWNPGLNEFEIKSLEELFGFTFPDDYKSMLLTINGFDRDGISIDPDGEIEDEFERIIYIYPQDYERTKWLTEEIFEFINYTKEPLSKAGFDTNQIVGFVPLYGHRALVVFQDTSLSPVVSVHQGTDVIVYGNSLLEYWEKEFEL; encoded by the coding sequence ATGGACTGGAAAAAATTTAAACAACGATCAGAGAAAAAATTCAGGAAGATTCCGCTTTATTTCAATTGTTATGGGTTTCAGATTCAGCCCGGAACAAAATGGAATCCTGGATTAAATGAATTTGAAATCAAATCGCTGGAAGAGTTGTTCGGATTTACATTTCCTGATGACTATAAATCCATGTTGTTAACTATAAATGGTTTTGATCGTGACGGAATTTCAATTGATCCAGATGGAGAGATTGAAGATGAATTTGAAAGAATAATCTATATATATCCACAAGATTATGAGAGAACCAAGTGGCTGACAGAAGAAATCTTTGAATTTATTAACTACACCAAAGAACCTTTATCAAAAGCTGGCTTTGACACCAATCAGATAGTTGGTTTTGTGCCGTTATATGGTCATCGTGCTCTTGTAGTTTTTCAAGATACATCGCTAAGTCCTGTCGTTTCTGTACATCAAGGAACAGATGTAATAGTTTATGGAAATTCACTTTTAGAATATTGGGAAAAAGAATTTGAGCTATAA
- a CDS encoding four helix bundle protein: protein MFDFEKLDVYQKAKQFNKEVYSFLRNSKTIDSVSKNQLRRASLSIMLNIAEGSSRFSKPDRRNFFVISRGSAFECAAVFDFLRDETILSEEEFSQFYGKADELSRMLFRMIGNLTSN, encoded by the coding sequence ATGTTCGATTTCGAAAAACTCGATGTTTATCAAAAAGCCAAACAATTCAATAAAGAGGTTTATTCTTTTCTAAGAAATTCAAAAACGATCGATTCCGTTTCTAAAAATCAATTGAGGAGAGCTTCGTTAAGTATAATGCTCAACATTGCCGAAGGTTCCAGCAGATTCAGTAAACCGGATAGGAGAAACTTCTTTGTCATTTCCAGAGGCTCTGCTTTCGAATGTGCAGCTGTTTTTGACTTTTTGAGGGATGAAACTATTCTAAGCGAAGAAGAGTTCTCCCAATTTTATGGAAAAGCAGATGAACTTTCACGGATGTTGTTTCGGATGATTGGGAATTTGACAAGTAATTGA
- a CDS encoding type IV toxin-antitoxin system AbiEi family antitoxin, with amino-acid sequence MEEEIIHKALENLYRNTGIKGFFQQNDTLDGILQLNLDDIQFTYVLEVKRELRQHQLHQLEAYHMRYENLMVIAEHIFPRIKEELRLKGIAYLETNGNIFLKREGVYYFIDTNKAQVIRKETANRAFTKTGLKVLFHLLNDKNLINHTQREIAEIVGVGLGNIPQVIDGLKETGYLIPLNKQQYVWENRKELLDRWINEYATELRPKLLKGKYTLKQDWQTIHLDNQHTVWGGEPAADLLTNYLRPEHFILYTDEKQSDLIKNYHCIPKNDGELEVLEIFWKPENNTAPPILIYTELMLTGGKRNKETAEKIYNEFIEPIL; translated from the coding sequence ATGGAAGAGGAAATCATACATAAGGCTCTTGAAAATTTATACCGTAATACAGGTATAAAAGGTTTTTTTCAGCAGAATGATACACTAGATGGAATTCTACAATTGAACCTAGATGACATTCAATTTACTTATGTATTAGAAGTAAAGAGAGAACTCCGTCAGCATCAATTACATCAATTGGAAGCATATCACATGCGTTACGAAAATTTGATGGTCATTGCCGAACACATTTTCCCCAGGATTAAGGAGGAGCTTCGACTAAAAGGAATCGCCTATTTAGAGACGAATGGCAATATCTTTTTAAAGCGGGAAGGTGTTTATTACTTCATAGATACAAATAAGGCACAAGTAATAAGAAAAGAAACCGCAAATCGAGCATTTACCAAAACAGGACTGAAAGTACTCTTTCATTTGTTAAACGACAAAAATCTCATTAATCATACGCAACGAGAAATTGCAGAAATAGTAGGTGTTGGTTTGGGAAATATTCCACAAGTTATCGATGGATTAAAAGAGACTGGGTATTTAATTCCATTGAACAAACAACAATATGTATGGGAGAACAGAAAAGAGCTGTTAGATCGTTGGATAAACGAATACGCTACAGAATTACGTCCTAAATTGCTAAAAGGAAAATACACTTTAAAACAAGATTGGCAAACCATTCACTTAGATAATCAGCACACTGTCTGGGGGGGAGAACCCGCAGCGGATTTATTGACAAATTATCTACGTCCTGAGCATTTCATTCTTTACACGGATGAAAAACAAAGCGATTTGATAAAAAATTATCATTGCATTCCAAAAAATGATGGAGAACTGGAAGTTCTGGAAATTTTCTGGAAACCAGAAAACAATACAGCTCCACCGATTTTGATTTATACGGAGTTGATGCTCACAGGAGGCAAAAGAAATAAAGAAACAGCAGAAAAAATATACAATGAATTCATCGAACCAATCTTATAA
- a CDS encoding DUF692 family multinuclear iron-containing protein — protein sequence MSKEPLKIQSGVSCNLDNSLLQATLPLFAAEKVEAIEWSFDTLYKVREIPEWFVELLHAFGNEGRLIGHGVYFSLFSGKWTAEQQRWLDHLRKVSSNFTFNHITEHFGFLTGEDFHKGAPISVPYTTETLNIGIDRLKRIQEACSCPVGLENLAFSYSLEEVQRQGEFLERLIEPVNGFIILDLHNLYCQLQNFSLDFETLIQAYPLDRVREIHISGGSWESSGIHPQRTIRRDTHDDAVPEAVFELLKQTLPLCRNLQFVVLEQLGVALHTLESQQQFQTDFNLMQSIVNEFNAQNQSISNADFLPKEIFQLNEQIPESVTLHQQQLELSSILEHAPNYEEATRLLSNSSLAYSAWKTEAWSPYMLETALRIAQKWKQGW from the coding sequence ATGAGCAAAGAGCCTTTAAAAATTCAATCCGGGGTTTCCTGTAATTTGGATAATTCCCTTTTACAAGCAACATTGCCTTTGTTTGCTGCCGAAAAAGTAGAGGCAATCGAGTGGTCTTTTGATACTTTGTATAAAGTGCGCGAGATTCCAGAGTGGTTTGTAGAATTACTTCACGCTTTTGGAAATGAAGGAAGACTCATTGGTCATGGTGTTTATTTCTCACTTTTCTCAGGAAAATGGACTGCCGAACAACAACGATGGCTTGATCATTTGCGGAAAGTTTCATCGAATTTCACCTTCAATCACATTACCGAGCATTTTGGCTTTTTAACTGGCGAAGACTTCCACAAAGGAGCACCAATTTCTGTTCCATACACTACTGAAACGCTCAATATCGGTATCGATCGTTTAAAACGTATTCAGGAAGCATGTTCGTGTCCTGTAGGATTGGAAAATTTGGCGTTTTCTTATTCGCTGGAAGAAGTGCAGCGCCAAGGAGAATTTTTAGAGCGATTAATTGAGCCTGTCAATGGATTTATTATTCTTGACCTACACAATTTGTATTGCCAACTTCAAAATTTTTCACTCGATTTTGAAACACTGATCCAAGCTTATCCACTCGACCGCGTGCGTGAAATCCACATTTCAGGCGGAAGTTGGGAATCATCTGGAATTCATCCGCAACGAACGATTCGCAGAGATACGCACGATGATGCTGTTCCAGAAGCTGTTTTTGAGTTGTTGAAGCAAACACTGCCTTTGTGTAGAAATCTCCAATTTGTAGTGTTGGAACAATTGGGAGTTGCGCTTCACACATTGGAAAGTCAGCAGCAATTCCAAACCGATTTCAATCTCATGCAGTCAATTGTGAATGAATTTAACGCCCAAAATCAATCAATTTCAAACGCCGATTTTTTACCCAAAGAAATCTTTCAGTTGAATGAGCAGATTCCCGAATCAGTGACCTTGCATCAGCAGCAATTGGAATTATCTTCAATCTTGGAACATGCTCCAAACTATGAGGAAGCAACTCGTTTACTCAGCAATTCTTCCTTGGCATATTCTGCTTGGAAAACAGAAGCTTGGTCGCCGTATATGTTGGAAACCGCACTGAGAATTGCTCAGAAGTGGAAGCAGGGCTGGTGA